Sequence from the Phragmites australis chromosome 11, lpPhrAust1.1, whole genome shotgun sequence genome:
ggttcaaagcaaggctcgtagctaaaggcttctcgTAAAGAGAAGGAATCAATTATAAcgaaactttctctcctgtatcaagtaaagattctttcagaataattatggcgctcacagcgcattatgatttagagttgcatcagatggatgtaaaaacgacattccttaatggtgacctggaagaaaatgtttacatggctcagcCGAAAGATTTTGTCATGAAAGGCAACGAATATTTGGGATGTtgccttaagaaatcaatttatggtctaaaacaagcgtctaggcagtggtatctcaagtttgacaaagtcatcagaaattttggctttaaagaaaatgaagttgataactgcatttatataaagtttaaaggggaaaaattcaccatcttagttctttatgtggatgatatcttattggccagcagtgataaggatatgctgtttgagaccaagagatttctttcctctaatttcgatatgaaggatctcggtgaagcctcttatgttcttgacattgaaattcatcgagatcggtccaaaggagtattaggtttgtctcaaaaggtatacattgacagagtactaaagaaatacaatatgcataagtgctctggcacacctgctcctattgttaagggcgataagtttgggacatatcaaTGTCCAAGGAATCAATATgatattgatcaaatgaagacggttccttataCTTCAGTTGTCGGAAGCAtcatgtatgctcaagtatgtacacgccctgacttagctttcgtgaccgggatgcttggcagatatcagtcaaatctaggactggaccactggaaagccgttaagaaagtccttcgctatttgcaagaCACTAAAAaccacatgctcatatttagagaatccgataaccttgaagtcgttggttattcggatgcagactttgcggggtgtgtagacactaagaaatccacatcaggttatatcttcaccctcgctggaggagctatctcgtggaaaagctccaaacagacactcacagcatcttcaacgatgcaagctgagtttgtggtatgttatgaggctaccgggcaggctgtatggctaaagaactttatcccagGATTAAGAGTGGTCGACAGCATTGCAAAACTACTTacattatactgcgataatcaatccgcagttttctatacgagtaacaacaagtcgaatGGTGTTGCCAAATATATcaacattaagtatcatgttgtgaaaaatagaatccaggatcaaacaataaatatcaagcatataagtactaaatCAATGCTTGCGGATCCGCTTACTAAAGGTTTGCCGTCCCATATTTTTTGTGATCATGTTGCCGGTATagggttattggaaagcctatgGTTCTGGATAAGAGGATCATGATGCAAACCAACTCTCATTAGGAATAACGAATTTCCATTTCGAGATGAAATAGTGTACTATAGGTTTATGGGTTTCAGTAGCATTTAATTAGCGGCTGTAATCCTTTACCTTAGTATGCTAATTTAttgagagtgggcttatgatgttagcttttacgatcaagggggagaatgttggttGATCTCGGCTAACAAACATGCCGAATTTTAAGGGGGCTAGGCCCATATACACGCGCCTTGATCGGAGGCGGAAACCAACTTTTGGTTTCGGTCTCGTTTCGTGTAGTGCAACAATAAAAGGAGGAGCCGGCACCTACGTGATCAAGTTTTTGCACGCAAGGGTCTGCCTTTCCCCTCATATACCTAAAAACTCTAACACGATCGTTAGGGCGCTGCCAATGGAGCGAAGGCCGACGCCACTGCCGACCATCACCTCTACTTCGACTACACCGACGTGATCTCACTTGTTCTATCATGGATGTCTGAGCCTGATGGGATTTGCTGAGTCAGAGAAATCCTTAGTGTAACAACCAAACACCACACAACAACAACTAAACATACTCAGGCTCAGACAAATCTCACTAAGAGCTACAACGAAACAAGCTCTATATCTTTGCTCATGGCAACGAACCCGCTCAAAACGGCTAgaaaatttttagaatattAATTGGCAGTTTTCAATCCTTGCCATTATTTTCACAAAGGAGAATTAATGTAAATTTGGCACAAAATGTAGGAATATTGAATGATTCTGCATTTAAAAACCATCGATATCCAAAATTATACTTATAGGATGACTGCAGGGCCAGTAGTAATATTGTACcgtttatatattattttatttttaaatatgtggCTTTCATGTAATATAATGAATGTGAAGTACATCTACATACGTGTAAAAAATTGTACATTATTATCGCAAGTGCATAGTtacttaggtagtgtttggttggagagcgagGTGGGATGGGATGATTCCATTCATGTATTTAGGGATAGAATGGGATGGTCCGGAATcagatgtttgtttggtgggtgggatgTAACGAGTCCATTTTAGATttcgggcccactgtcagtgaCCTGTCCCAAGTGGGATGGCTGCGTTCAGCTTTTTTTTCGGAACGGATCCGTcccgaatctttgaagaatattctctgattcagaaccatcccatcccactgaactccaaccaaacagctcaaaaacGGGATGGAACCGCTCCATCCCACCCTGtcccacgaaccaaacactacctaagtaAACACTAAAGGCATGGCACACTGCCCACGGTATCTCACGATCCAGGACATCAACCCGTTCCACCAGAAATTTTTACCCATTAGACAAGTCAAAGCCCCTCATTAGAATTTAAACGTAAACCAAGCACTAATtccaaaatttatttatttataaatgaAATAACCCCACCGAACATGCGAACACCAAGCGGATTTTCCACGTGGCCACCGCGCCGAGTCCACGCTCCCCCACCTAAACCGCCGGCCCCAtccccacctcctcccctcGTCTCTCCCCAAATCCTCAgatccgcctcctcctccccctcgcgCCTCCACAACCCCAGCCCACCCCTCGGATCCAgatccgccgccacctcctcgtccACCACCGCGAAAACCAGCAGGAGGCGGCGGCATGGGgcgagacggcggcggcggtggcgccggcggcATGTCGGAGTCGGTGCTCCGGAAGGTGCTCCTCTCCTACTGCTACGTCGCCGTGTGGATCTTCCTTTCCTTCTCCGTCATCGTCTACAACAAGTACATCCTCGACCCCAAGATGTACAACTGGCCCTTCCCCATCTCGCTCACCATGGTGCACATGGCCTTCTGCTCCTCCCTCGCCGTCGCGCTCGTGCGCGTCCTCCGCGTCGTCGACCTCCCCACCTCGCCCGCCATGACGCCACAGCTCTACACATCCTCCGTCGTCCCCATCGGCGCACTATACGCCATGTCGCTCTGGTTCTCCAACTCCGCCTACATCTACCTCTCCGTGTCCTTCATCCAGATGCTCAAGGCGCTCATGCCCGTCGCAGTCTACTCCATCGGTGTGCTCTTCAAGAAGGAGACCTTCAGGTCTTCCTCCATGCTAAACATGCTCTCCATCTCCTTTGGCGTCGCCATCGCCGCCTACGGCGAGGCGCGATTCGACGTCCGCGGCGTCGCGCTGcagctcgccgccgtcgccttcGAAGCCACGCGGCTCGTGCTTATCCAGATCCTTCTCACCTCCAAGGGCATCTCGCTCAACCCCATCACCTCGCTCTACTACGTCGCGCCATGCTGCCTCTGCTTCCTTGTCGTGCCCTGGGTCTTCGTCGAGCTGCCCAGGCTTCGCGCCGTCGGCACGTTCCAGCCGGACTTATTCGTGTTCGGGACCAACTCGATCTGCGCTTTTGCGCTGAACCTCGCGGTGTTCCTGCTTGTCGGCAAGACCTCCGCGCTGACCATGAACGTCGCCGGAGTGGTGAAGGACTGGCTGCTGATTGCCTTCTCGTGGTCCGTGATCCGGGACACGGTTACCCCGATCAACCTGTTCGGCTACGGGATCGCGTTCTTGGGGGTGGCCTACTACAACCATGTCAAGCTGCAGGCGCTCAAGGCCAAGGAGGCGCAGAAGAAGGCGGCGCAGGCCGACGAGGAGGCTGGTTCTCTCTTGCAGGAGCGCGATGGGCACGGTGATCGCAAGAGCGACAACCAGGCTTAGAGTGCGAGATCTGACCCTTGCTTGCCCATATTGGttggttcttgatctattcaTGTTATCTTTGTCAGTTGCATGCAAAAAAAATGTTTGTTCTGAGTTTGATTTGTGGTAGAAGAGTTAATTTGGAGAAAAATGTGATATTTGCATTGGACAGATGATAAATGTGTGATCTTTTTGTTGCAACCAAACTTCAACCTCCCATTGTGGACCATGGACAATCAGACATATATTTTGCTGCAATTAATGAAATGGAGTGCTAGTAATTTTTTGCCTGAATATGCATTGTCTAGTTTGGAACTGATATACGTTTCCAAAAAGAAACTGATAAAAAAACTCAAGCTTTTGTTTGTTCCCTCAATATATATCTTGTGTTTCTAATTATGACAGGATGTTGTACAGGGATCTGGTGCAAGGTGCAAAGACTGTAGTTTGGTCTACGGTTGCTTTCAAGGAGGTGTATGCCAGTTTCTTTCACTTCTTTAACTTTAGTTGGATCTGAAGAGCAAATCAGTAGTATTTATTGGCTTAGGAAATATGCACCTACTTCCTGGAGATCTTTACCCCGTTATTTATTTAGCTGTTTTTGTTCCACAGAAAGGCAGCCTTGCTACCTCTCTCTTGCCCATTCCCTTAAATTTATTTGTTCTAGTAGCATAGGGACTAAAAATGTACTGCTACCGATTGATAATTGGGTggctattttctatatataatgAGCTTACTGTAATCTACAAGCTGCATCTTTCCCTATTGACATTTTGTCAATTGTACTTAGGCTTGTTGGCTTGCTGCGTGGATGGGTGAATCTTTTCTTTCGCTTTACTGATAATAAGTTGCATGATGGATTATACACACTCTACACATTTGTTTGTTATGCAGATGGTTGCATTGATAGGAAACTAGTATTTTAATGTGCACGTTGCATCTTACTAAGCTTTCAGCAATGCTGCTGCTATAAGAATGTTTGCTTTCAACATGCCAACAGTTAGCCTGACCAAGTTTGCTGCAATTTGCATTCAGAACCATGTCATGGGGTTGGGGATCATAGCTCATTAATTTCGCTTGCTTGTTGAGAACATGTGTTATAAAGCACTAGTTAACCTTTTCTGGACCACCGATCATAGAACTAGGCTGGTCAGTTTTTTTTGAGAGAATTAGGTTGGTCAGTTGGTGAACATGTATAGTAGCTCAGCTGACTTATTAACTAGTATCTTCTGTCCTTGCACGTCCCTATTGCTTTGTGGTATTCCCTCTTGCCGTGATTTTAATAGCTAAGCTTTCAATCCATGTGGAAATTAGGTGCACAGTGGTAGGGTCTTCTTCACAAGTGTAGCCTCGAATCCTAGTTGCCTAAAATCCTATGGTAGAACCAGGTTTGTAAACATGTGATCATAGCAGTAATATTTTGTTATTGGTTTTGGTTTGTTGAAATTTTGTCAGCTGTATTGAGTTGCTCGAGTGGCAGCTGAAGATGACAGGGTAAATTTATGTATTGGAGGTTGAGTTGTTTGTCCTGGGCATTGACCTTGAATTATTTAAATCGTTTACTGGGCTTCGCATTAGTCCCtttgtttggtttgtttggTTAGTACTCCATCTGTTTCGTAGTCGTATATTTTTAGGCTCGGTCTTTGTAGTTGGATTTTGATCAAGTTTTTCTTATAAAATGtatatttatagctacaaaacctatgtagtgtgaaatcattttaaattataagtctagttgtataatttttataaactaaatatctttataatttgattaaatgttagttaaagtgtataaagtttgatttttttttaaaaaaagtatatTATCTCTGATGGGATGGAGTAGTAGTTTTTTGGCCTGAAACAACGAAGTCATTGAAAATTGGGGATGATGCTTCATTTGCCTGAAACAGGATGCGCTTGTGGTTtctggggattttttttttggtgcgaAAGGGTTTCTGGGGATTCTAGAACTACACGGGATGGATggttctatatatattttagaaTGGAATTTCCAGTATCAGATGTTCTTTTAGTTACATTCAAGTAACTGAAGTTCTGAGGCCGCAGCGAAGACTTGCGTTGTTTGTAGCCTTCAAAACTCAAAAAggctttttggagcaaattgCTTGCTCTGTAGTTGCGACACTACGCAAGTCTTGGGATTTTTGTCGTTCCTCACTGGTGCACACGGGGCAGGACTATGTGGAGCTAATGGGCTGTCCAAAGCACTATCGCTTCGAACGCAAGGCAAGGAACACATTGTAGTATGATTTAACATGTGTAAATATATGGTATCATTCTGTTGTAGAGTAAAGCTTGATTCAAGCTTCACTCCGCAGTATAGCTCGACGGATACAGACTCGATATCTGCTTATATAGGTGAGCATATATGTTagtgtaaaaaaataattttatatgagTAACTAATTACAATATTAATTCTCGTATCCGTTTATGTTGTCTCAGATTCAGTCacttaaataaaaatttagcCTAATTTATTCATATAAatacaactaaataaatattcttcttttaaataaatatgattttCACTCATCCTGTTTCTCCACAACCTACTTATACAAAACAGTTGTACGAAAACTTGTTTGGAAAACCAAACATACGCCTCACCGTTTCTTCCTAATTCTACGTAGCAAGATTTGTATCACTCCGCATCACCGCATCGTACAGCAGCTGGAATTGACAGAGGTGCATTGGCATACAGCACCGTGAACTGAGAGAGGAAGATTTGCGCAGTGGCAAAGCTGCAGAGGAGCTGAGTCGGCCGGGGCTTGATCCCCGTCTCACAGGAGGAGTCAGCCTATTTATAGTCTTTCATGAAGACCATAAAAAACTGAGAGAAGAAGATTTGCGTACGTTTGAGGTGTTACAGGGTTCAGGGACAAAGGCACGAAGCCTACGTATTCACGTCCCCGCAACGCAGGCACGAAGCCCTCGTGAAAATCGGAAGATCAGCAGTCGTTAACCGTAATGTTTCCTCGTACCGTGACTTGATATATTTCACGCGAATCCAAGTTGCTCCGAATTCTGAACACGAGACTGCAGCCTCGGCGCATCCCCTCCGTGACCCGTCGCAAGCCGAAGGACCATCGGAGCTTTAGCTGGCGCCAGCCCGGAAACACATCAATGCACCACGGTAaagtcatgattttttttatatgttttctaaataaaaaatatgtatttatttttaaaaacggTAGATCTATACTCTTGTCTCTCATAGAAAGGGCGACAACCTaactaatttgaaaaaaaaaatgttagaaaGGGTGACAGCCTAactgatttaaaaaaaaatgttgagttCTAATGCTCtccaaattcaaaacactattaaaatagtcataaaaatttctaaaaaataatacaatGTAGAGGATGTTATCATCTTTaactgttaaaaaaaattcaagtcaAGCAATTACTTGtgcaataagaaaaaaaaaagaaaaatagcatATTTTTGTACAAGCCACATGggcctagttttttttttcttacaagCCATAttttgtctgaaatttttttGAGAGTTAAATGATAATATCTTCTAcatcacaaaatattttaaaaattctctATGACTATTTCGAAGTGTTTTAATTTTTGAGAGCATTGAAatgcaacattttttatttttaaacctaatttaaaaaataaaaaattctaaagttATCGGATCGTGTCGAACGTAAGGAGGCATCATGTCACAGACTACGCTAGCAGGAGCTCAAAAACGCGCATATATATACCAGTGCTAATTTATACCCTAGGTATGAAATAGTTATTCCATACTCAATCCAACTAAACGAGTCAGCCCCTCACCATCTCACCGACTCAACCAGCCCAAAAGGTTTTTTTGGTGCAAATTGCTTGCTCTGTAGTTGCGACACTACGCAAGTCTTGGGATTTTGGTCGTTCCTCACTGGTGCACATGGGGCAGGACCAAGTGGAGCTAATGGGCTAACGACTGCATCCAGTTCGGTCGAAAAGAGTGTAGGATGTTGGTCCTTGCCTTGCGTTCGAAGCGACAGTGCTTTGGATAGCCCATTAGCTCCACATGGTCCTGCCCCATGTGCACCAGTTTAGGAACGACAAAAATCCCAAGACTTGCGTAGTGTCGCAACTACAGAGCAAGCAATTTGCTCAAAAAGACTTATGGGTTTTGAAGGCTACAAGCCACATGGGCCTAGTTTTTTggtttctcattgtacaaatcatattttatcTGAACTTTTTTAaagctagatgatagcatctTCTACagcataaaatattttaaaaattatttatgactatttcaaaagtgttttgaattttaagagtattgaaatgcaatatttttttttaaacctgatttaaaaaatatattttttaaagtcATCGGATCGTGTCAAACATAGGGAGGCATCATGTCGCAGACTACGCTATAGGAGGGGCTCAAAAGCGCgcaaatatgtatatatgtatatatgtatatatatgtatgtatatatatatatatgtatatatatatatacatatatatatatatatatataagtgtaTTTGATCATCTCAGGAGTATGTACTTTCACATACGTATCTCATAATATAGgaagtatctcatgtgataaatggtatgtatgtggagtatgtgagtatataagatcatccaagtgatatgtatacttttttatgtggtttgtacatattttttagtatattacattttatgtacaaatatgaaggtattattAAAATCTATTACAATTGATGAACatctttttcaattttttcatataattcacaTTAGAGTATTTTAGAataagtatataagtatacttatagtgataaaTGAGTATATTCAGTTCatttatatggtatatcatACTAGAAAGTATATACTTCGAAAGTATAAACTAGTTTTACTATctatgtgtgtgtctatatatatatatgtatatatatatatgtatatatatatatatatatgccagTGATAATTCATACCGTGGGTATGAAATAGTTATTCCATACCTCAATCCAACTGAACGAGTCAGCCCCTCACCATCTCACCGACTCAACCAGCCCCCTACCACCTTAGCCACGCATAAAATAAGTATGATTGTAAACACTATGTCATGTTCATAAATATATTTACTTATATTTGTAAATAGTTTACTTCATAAATTAaaagtttaatattttttggtgACAAAAGTTCAATGCTGTTGACCCATCTATACATATGTTTAAGCACATATGCTATTCCAGTGATTCATAATTAGTAATATATGTAGTCTATGTTTATAAGCACTCATTCTTTGTTCATAAAAATAAGTCATATGTGTTTCATACTTAACGCATCGTAGAAATTAACTTCATATTATGTCTTACAAAGCGATGTGTGTAATAACTAATATCTCTCAGTATAAAGAAGTCACTATGATAAGAAACATTTATATATCTCATTAATAGTTCATGTATCGTTCTATGCCACTGATTCATAATTAGTAACATCAGTAGTTTATGTCTATAAACACTCCATTCTTTATTCATAAAAACATGTCATATGTGTGTCTTAACACATCTCACGTATTACAAACTTCATTATGTCTCACAACGTGCTGTGTATAATAACTAATATCTCTCAGTATAAAGAAGTAACtgctgaaaatatttttttttaaatatccaGTTAATAGTTTATACATCGTGCtaccaaaaaatattgaacttttgcaaaaaaattgatgaAGTAAACAATTTACAAGTATAAACCAATACATTTATAAACATGACAGTGTTTGCAATCGTGCTTATTTGTGTGTGGGTGGAGTGGTTGGGGTCAGCTCGTTCAGTTGGGTTAAGGTATGGTATTTCATATTCAGAGGAAATATAGtaaaattttatatataatctatgatataatataatattCTATACTAGAACCTGACATCCAACCCAATTAACCAGTCTAGCCCACTCTCCTCCCCCACTATTTAATATAGCATCTACCCTAACACCCAGCCGACCCTACTCATCCCTCATGTTGCACCTGCTCGCTCAGCCCAAGTGCCCACGCGCCCTTGCCCCTGTGCCCGCGTCGCTCGCCTCGCACGCCCGCACGCCGGATCCTCATCCGTTAGATAAAAAACCAATAGATCAGGCCTGATGCTACGATAGTCCGTGAACAGTAAAAAGCGACGATACAGTATAATGAAATACTGTTGCACCAGTGTTATGCTACAGTCGCTGCAAATCACTGTTATTATACTGTCTACTACAGTAAAATGCTTTGACTTCTCCACCACAGAGGGTCGGGATCCCCACGCACCATGCCACGCGTCCTCGCACCTGCGCTGCTCGTGCCCACGTCTGTGACTCGAGAACATGAGCAGGCTGCACGTCCCATGTTACGGTGTTGGATTTCCTGTTCAGGTCACTAGCGCACCACGGGATCAGATAAGGGAGGTCTTGTCGTGGCCGGTGAGGCCATTGTTATTATTTAAACCTATCGATTGGGTTGATGTACGGTATCAAGTATACTATTTTTCAGTTGGAATTCTCACTAGTCAGCTAGGTACTGTTTGTGCAAGCTATTTTCGAGCTTTTTTAAGTGGCCATAAAGGATTGATTTggcattttttcttttatgtgATGTTGCATATTCAATAGTTTTGTTCAATAATATCGGTAGTTTAGTTTAGTAATTGTTAGtagttatttattaattctaaattatagtaaaaTTATTCAATAGTTTTAGGTCAGTCAGTAGTCAAGTATACAATAGTTCTAAATTAATCTCCTTAGGTATCTAGTAGTTTCAATAATTTTAGGTTGGTCAATAATCCTCAATAGTTATAAGTTAATCAGTAATCCTCAGGTATTCAGTAGTTCCAGTAGCCATGTATCTCGCAATTATAGGTTAGTTAGTATTCCTCAAATACTCAGTAGTTTTAATAGTTCTATATAAATCGGTAATCAGATATTCAGTATTTCCAGTAGTTATAGGTTTGCTGGTACTCGGATATTCAATAATTGACAATTTGATGTTAGCTAATTCTACTACTAAGAGCTATTGAACTACTGACTTTCATTAACtacaaaattaataaaacttaaAAACTACTCAATGTTTATTAATTTGCAAGTcaaattattcagtagtgtcagtattCAATAGTCGTcagtaatttttatgtttttgcgTTCTGAGCTCTCTTTTGATTGTTATACTGAGATAACATGTTGtctcatatatacatatatgcatattgttTAGCTACAACATACATGCATATGGTTTTAACTGCTGACACACTTGTATGCATGGCGCACTTGCGTGCATGGCATGCATGGATGGCGCACTTGGTGCGCATgcatggtgcaaaagttgcacGTATGGGCCAACACTTGGTGCGCTTGGGGAAGGTGCGTGGGGGCGGGCCCATGCAGCCTACGCGCTTAGGACGGGTGGCAGGCGCGGTGGACTGGGCGGTGTAACTATTCTACACTTTAGGTGTAGATTATGACTattatgtgtatgtgtatatataatatttatattttaatttacgTTTAGTAGCAATTTTATCATATTTgtaaaaaaacagataaaaacaTACATTTTCTTTTAGCAGGGAATTTCTCTTccttttcctcctctctcttcctctcctcctatTCTCCCCATCTCTCGGCTTGGCTAAGTGCAAATAAGTACTGACATCTATCGGGACGATGCGCCGCATTTTATACCTAAAAGTTCTCGCCCAAATATTAGATGATACCTTTTGGGTGGGCCCATAGCATCGCAACGCCAGCTCACCTTAGGGAAACACATTTAATATAGAGGCACACATGATCTTGCACGTTCATTAGGCGAAACAAAGGTCTAttgttgtaatattttgaaaCGGTCGTGTAATTCTGCAAATGGGTTGTTTGCTTGTCCGCATTGGTTTTCGTAATGTTGCGGCGTATATCTTAGACGTGTAGAAGCATGCCGAGAGGATGCAATGACTCTGAAAAAAGAGTGTTTGCTTATTTGCATGAGCTGATGCAATGATCCTGCACTTGCGGATGTAATGACTACATGAAGATATTTGATTGGTTGCTTGGGTGGATGCAATAACCTTACATCTGAGACTAATAAGTGGACCGTTACAACACTGTAGAAGATACAATGTATTCACTGGTCCAGGATATAGAGAAGCTCGATTCGGATGTATCCACCAGGTCAGACTACAACCGTATAGTTACATTCGCAGATGCAGAAAGAAAAAATGCATGTAAGCAACCAAACGACCTTTTTCATAGAAATATACGTATGAGCAGAGCCAAAATACCTTTGATGCGGGCAATCAAACACACACAGAC
This genomic interval carries:
- the LOC133884804 gene encoding probable sugar phosphate/phosphate translocator At2g25520, with translation MGRDGGGGGAGGMSESVLRKVLLSYCYVAVWIFLSFSVIVYNKYILDPKMYNWPFPISLTMVHMAFCSSLAVALVRVLRVVDLPTSPAMTPQLYTSSVVPIGALYAMSLWFSNSAYIYLSVSFIQMLKALMPVAVYSIGVLFKKETFRSSSMLNMLSISFGVAIAAYGEARFDVRGVALQLAAVAFEATRLVLIQILLTSKGISLNPITSLYYVAPCCLCFLVVPWVFVELPRLRAVGTFQPDLFVFGTNSICAFALNLAVFLLVGKTSALTMNVAGVVKDWLLIAFSWSVIRDTVTPINLFGYGIAFLGVAYYNHVKLQALKAKEAQKKAAQADEEAGSLLQERDGHGDRKSDNQA